The genomic interval TTCCAGTTTCGCATTACTGATCGTCAGCACGGTGCTTTCGACGTAGACACCGACGGCACCACGTTGAAAGGTTTGATCAGCCAGTGACAGAATGACGCGACCATCGATGGAAAGCTCCAAGTAGCTGCCCAGGGCGATCAGCTTGAAGCTCGCTACACCGCGATCGGGGTTGTCCCAGAATGCTTGCTGGAGCGATCTGAACTGCATCATCGACTCGCCGCTTTCCTCCGGGCCTGTTCCCCAAGCACGCAATTGGGCGACGCCTTTGGTCAAGTCCAACGACAAGTAGTATCCGTCATGCGTCTCTCGGTTCACTCGAAACACGAGGCCACATTTTCCGAGACCTTCGATATCCAGTTTGGCTGAGAGACGAAAGCAGTCGACGTCGTCATCGAACAAGAACGCTTGGAAACCCGACTCGCTCGCCAGTGTGAGTTGTTCTTCTCCGACCAAACAAAAGTCACCATCGCGTGATTTTTTCAGCGTGCACATCCGCTTGGTGCTCAATTCATGCAGCACGCGATTGTCAAATCCTTCAAACGTCTTGACTCGCAAGTAGCCGTTGGGCAATCGATAGAGTCGCTTGGGGGGCGGCATCAGGTTTTGAGTGATCCGATCGTCACTATTGGCGGTGTAGAAGTTCCACAGCAGGTACCCCTGATCATCCTTGCAGATCCGGCCAGCGTAGTTTCCAGCGGCCAACAAGACGTTGTCGTGATAGCTTCGCCAATGTTCTCCGATCGCTTCGGTATGCCAGTATCGAATCTTGGCATCTTCGCGGATGCTGCCGATGAGATAGTACTCGTTGTCGATCTTAAACAAATTGGGGACTTCTACATCATCGTACAGTCCTGGGTGATGCAGCGCCGGTCGAGCGACGAAGTGGTTCTCGGAGGTCTCTTCCAAGACGGCCACGCAACCACGGCGAACAATGGGTCCTTCGTTGACGCGTCCTGCGCAGAG from Stieleria varia carries:
- a CDS encoding glycosyl hydrolase, which encodes MYAESLGSRKSLGDVDVLYHEGVYHLFHLVLPNHDFIAHAVSDDCFHWRRVENALFLGHPGAWDDSMLWTMHVSPHPFQAGRWRMFYTGLSRCDRGLKQRLGMAESDDLFHWKKAPVHWTDRRSELPYKLPTRKDQPLFDRDEASCYPLAPDPSYYESSIDEGRSWVSWRDPFYYREGDSGFLLCAGRVNEGPIVRRGCVAVLEETSENHFVARPALHHPGLYDDVEVPNLFKIDNEYYLIGSIREDAKIRYWHTEAIGEHWRSYHDNVLLAAGNYAGRICKDDQGYLLWNFYTANSDDRITQNLMPPPKRLYRLPNGYLRVKTFEGFDNRVLHELSTKRMCTLKKSRDGDFCLVGEEQLTLASESGFQAFLFDDDVDCFRLSAKLDIEGLGKCGLVFRVNRETHDGYYLSLDLTKGVAQLRAWGTGPEESGESMMQFRSLQQAFWDNPDRGVASFKLIALGSYLELSIDGRVILSLADQTFQRGAVGVYVESTVLTISNAKLERLSTPTQSDEHLTVG